From one Henningerozyma blattae CBS 6284 chromosome 1, complete genome genomic stretch:
- the TBLA0A01420 gene encoding MFS transporter (similar to Saccharomyces cerevisiae YCR023C; ancestral locus Anc_1.451) has protein sequence MPSRTPSNLTFKQQMEGFPWPQILVVSIVRFSQPIAFTSLFPYVYFMVKDFNIAPNEAQVSRYSGYLSATFSLCKFLAAYHWGRFSDEYGRKLTVILGMLGTCISLLILGFSKHFYQAMIARSMMGLLNGNIAVIRTIVGELTTEGRHQAIAFSTIPLLFQFGTVIGSIIGGFLVFHKDNDNTISIPNWYPNILKDLISKYSYCLPNIVICFLLMFGILNAIFFLEKTHPTLKYRXXDYGIKVSDLFKRYILCITPKRREWDQLLSIEEDFQETINNRKIQEYEDFENDRKYPLRLKPTKEISSISMKSFTSTEMEQSPSTLGETHSIPDEETSMLIMTSDGCYENSMWHHIFHTPVFYPISINFIQGLYLIVYNEFLPVFLAYDLVKDSHDPTRLASKFPWKITGGIGNTPEQTGTILSSTGIFGCFVVILILPYVSRNYDCLKIFQFLTKLYPIMYIMVPYVIFLQVDSIPRWVTIIYLYLITCIKTLCGSLSAPQIMLLVHQNSPSNIRASINGAFISIAALARFVGPLCWGTIMAWSQQNDLAWVSWWSLGCFSMVALYQSYKITPID, from the coding sequence ATGCCATCAAGGACACCCTCCAATCTTACGTTTAAACAACAGATGGAAGGATTCCCATGGCCACAAATACTTGTTGTGTCCATTGTACGATTTAGCCAACCAATTGCATTTACCTCTTTATTTCCATATGTTTATTTTATGGTAAAAGATTTTAACATTGCACCCAATGAAGCTCAAGTATCCAGATATTCAGGTTATTTGTCTGCAACATTTTCTTTATGTAAATTCTTAGCCGCATACCATTGGGGAAGATTTTCTGATGAATATGGTAGAAAGTTAACCGTTATTCTTGGTATGCTGGGAACCTGCATATCTCTATTAATTCTTGGATTTTCCAAACATTTTTATCAGGCAATGATTGCTAGATCAATGATGGGTCTTTTGAATGGTAATATTGCTGTGATTAGAACAATTGTTGGTGAATTAACTACAGAAGGAAGACATCAAGCAATTGCATTTAGTACCATACCTTTATTATTCCAATTCGGAACTGTTATTGGGTCTATAATTGGTGGGTTTTTAGTTTTCCATAAggataatgataatactaTTTCTATCCCTAATTGGTATcctaatatattaaaagatttgatttctaaatattcatattgtTTACCCAACATTGTGATATGTTTCTTATTAATGTTTGGCATATTGAatgctatttttttcttggaaaAAACTCATCCAACATTAAAATATCGTTNNNAAGATTATGGTATTAAAGTAAGCGATTTATTTAAGAGATATATTTTATGTATAACTCCTAAAAGAAGAGAATGGGATCAGCTTTTAAgtattgaagaagatttccaagaaactattaataataggAAGATTCAAGAATATGAggattttgaaaatgatagaAAATATCCACTCAGATTGAAACctacaaaagaaatttcttCTATTTCAATGAAAAGCTTTACATCTACTGAAATGGAACAGTCACCAAGTACCCTAGGTGAAACACATAGCATCCCAGATGAAGAAACTTCAATGTTAATAATGACATCTGATGGGTGTTATGAGAATAGTATGTGGCATCATATTTTCCATACTCCTGTATTTTACCCAATCtcaatcaattttattcaagGATTATACCTGATTGTTTATAACGAGTTTTTACCTGTGTTTTTAGCTTATGATTTGGTCAAGGATTCACATGATCCAACTAGACTAGCTTCCAAATTCCCATGGAAGATCACAGGTGGGATTGGTAATACTCCAGAGCAAACAGGTACCATTTTATCATCAACAGGGATATTCGGTTGCTTTGTTGTCATACTGATACTTCCTTATGTTTCAAGAAACTATgattgtttaaaaatattccaatttttaACTAAATTGTATCCAATCATGTATATCATGGTACCATACGTTATTTTCTTACAAGTCGATTCCATACCGAGATGGGTTACTATcatatatctttatttaattacaTGCATCAAGACACTTTGTGGATCATTGTCGGCACCACAAATTATGCTATTAGTGCATCAAAATTCTCCTTCAAATATCCGTGCATCCATAAATGGTGCATTTATTAGTATAGCAGCATTAGCAAGATTTGTAGGACCATTATGTTGGGGTACAATCATGGCATGGTCACAACAGAACGATTTGGCTTGGGTTAGTTGGTGGTCATTGGGCTGTTTTTCCATGGTTGCATTATATCAAAGTTATAAGATTACTCCAATTGATTAG
- the TIM9 gene encoding protein transporter TIM9 (similar to Saccharomyces cerevisiae TIM9 (YEL020W-A); ancestral locus Anc_1.452) — protein MDQLNAKEQQEFQKLVEQKQMKDFMRLYSNLVERCFSDCVNDFTSNKLTSKETSCILKCSEKFLKHSERVGQRFQEQNAALGQQTFGK, from the coding sequence ATGGATCAATTAAATGCCAAGGAACAACAAGAATTCCAAAAACTAGTTGAACAAAAGCAAATGAAAGATTTCATGCGTCTTTATTCCAATCTAGTAGAACGTTGTTTTAGTGATTGTGTTAATGATTTCACATCCAATAAGCTGACTTCCAAGGAAACCTCCTGTATATTGAAATGTTCTGAGAAATTCTTGAAGCATTCAGAAAGAGTAGGTCAAAGATTCCAGGAACAAAATGCTGCTTTAGGTCAACAAACTTTTggtaaataa
- the HEM1 gene encoding 5-aminolevulinate synthase (similar to Saccharomyces cerevisiae HEM1 (YDR232W); ancestral locus Anc_8.453), whose protein sequence is MLKSRVITHLNTRPFNYANIRTLASATATAPSTNNKVVVDPVVSHGTQDSPFDYNGLFEKEVMAKRLDKSYRYFNNINRLAKEYPMAHRKQENDKVTVWCSNDYLALTRHPDIISKMKLSLDKYGSGSGGTRNIAGHNNSTLKLEAEIATLHKKDAALVFTSCFVANDAIISLFGKKLQDLVIFSDELNHASMIQGIKHSKAKKHIFKNNDLEELESYLQLYPKSTPKLICFESIYSMTGKVSNISKICDLADKYGAMTFLDEVHAVGLYGPHGAGVAEHLDFEKHLKLGISKDPERSSILDRVDMITGTLGKSFATVGGYVAASRNLVDWLRSYSPDFIFTTTLPPHVMEGSAETIRYQRHHLELRTIEQTNVEYLKQGMSDLGIPIIPNTSHVIPVLIGNAELAKKASDILMNKHRIYVQAINFPTVARGTERLRVTPTPGHSLKQCQDFLEALEDVFNTLQLPRIKDWALQGGFLGSENGYDKSMNLWTPEQRALTNDDLNKNVFDPIIDDIDISSGVA, encoded by the coding sequence ATGCTTAAGTCTAGAGTCATTACACATTTAAATACTAGACCCTTTAACTATGCTAATATTAGGACGTTGGCATCAGCTACTGCTACAGCCCCttctacaaataataaagttgTTGTAGATCCTGTTGTTAGCCATGGCACTCAAGATTCACCATTTGATTATAACggattatttgaaaaagaagtGATGGCCAAACGATTAGATAAATCttatagatattttaataatattaatcgTTTAGCTAAAGAATACCCTATGGCACATCGTaaacaagaaaatgataaagtGACTGTTTGGTGTTCTAATGATTATTTAGCATTAACACGTCATCCAGATATTATTTCCAAGatgaaattatcattagatAAATATGGGTCTGGTTCTGGTGGTACAAGAAATATTGCAGgtcataataattctacattaaaattagaagCTGAAATTGCTACATTACATAAAAAGGATGCTGCATTGGTATTTACGTCATGCTTTGTTGCCAATGATGCAATCATTTCCTTATTTGGTAAGAAATTACAAGATTTGGTGATCTTTTCTGATGAGTTGAATCATGCATCAATGATTCAAGGGATTAAACACTCTAAAGCCAAGaaacatatttttaaaaataatgatcttgaagaattagaatcatatttacaattatatCCTAAATCTACACCtaaattaatttgttttgaaAGTATTTATAGTATGACAGGTAAAGTatctaatatttctaaaatatgTGATTTGGCCGACAAATATGGTGCTATGACCTTTTTAGATGAAGTCCATGCTGTTGGTTTATATGGACCACATGGTGCTGGTGTAGCAGAACATttagattttgaaaaacatTTGAAATTAGGGATATCCAAGGATCCTGAAAGAAGTAGTATCTTGGACCGTGTTGATATGATCACTGGGACTTTAGGTAAATCATTTGCCACAGTAGGTGGTTATGTTGCTGCTTCAAGAAACTTGGTAGATTGGTTAAGATCATATTCACCTGATTTCATCTTTACCACTACATTGCCACCACATGTAATGGAAGGATCAGCAGAAACTATTAGATATCAACGTCATCATTTGGAATTGAGAACTATTGAACAAACCAATGtagaatatttgaaacaaGGAATGAGTGATTTAGGAATTCCAATAATACCAAATACAAGTCATGTCATCCCTGTTTTAATTGGTAATGCTGAATTAGCTAAAAAAGCAagtgatattttaatgaataaaCATCGTATTTATGTACAAGCCATCAACTTCCCTACAGTGGCAAGAGGTACAGAAAGATTAAGAGTGACACCTACACCAGGACATAGTTTGAAACAATGCCAAGATTTCCTTGAAGCATTGGAAGATGTTTTTAATACATTACAATTACCAAGAATTAAAGATTGGGCTTTACAAGGTGGATTCTTAGGATCTGAAAATGGATATGACAAGAGTATGAATCTTTGGACACCTGAACAACGAGCTTTAACTAATGATGATTTAAACAAGAATGTGTTCGATCCcattattgatgatattgatatttctaGTGGTGTTgcataa
- the TBLA0A01450 gene encoding reticulon family protein (similar to Saccharomyces cerevisiae RTN2 (YDL204W) and RTN1 (YDR233C); ancestral locus Anc_8.454), with amino-acid sequence MSSAPAVPHTTAPQATAPISKPHTSDSPVCDLLLWKNPINSGKILGGALVSLLVLKKVNIITFFLRLFYTVFFISGSVEFLTKLFLGQGLVTKYGIKECPNTVGFLKPRIDALLKQLPVKQAKMRGLVFAHSPKNTFKAAGVVWVLHKLFSVLSIWTVLFISVIAAFTLPLIYHIYQVEIDTAVNKGYLHAKKQGKIAGSMAYKKASPVLQKVGSRFNKKPTSTSTPVAAAAPVAHTTGASASAL; translated from the coding sequence ATGTCTTCTGCTCCTGCTGTTCCTCACACCACTGCTCCTCAAGCCACCGCTCCAATCTCTAAACCACATACTTCCGATTCTCCAGTTTGTGATTTGTTATTATGGAAAAATCCAATTAATTCTGGTAAAATTTTAGGAGGTGCTCTAGTGTCTCTATTAGTCTTAAAGAAAGTTAACATCATCACTTTCTTTTTAAGATTGTTTTATACAGTATTTTTCATATCTGGATCCGTAGAATTCttaacaaaattattcttGGGTCAAGGGTTAGTTACTAAATACGGTATCAAGGAATGCCCTAACACCGTCGGATTTTTGAAACCAAGAATTGACGCtcttttaaaacaattgcCTGTTAAACAAGCTAAAATGAGAGGTTTAGTCTTTGCTCATTCTCCAAAAAATACTTTCAAAGCTGCTGGTGTCGTTTGGGTTTTacataaattattttctgttttATCTATCTGGACTGTTCTTTTCATCTCTGTTATTGCTGCCTTCACTTTACCTTTAATCTATCACATTTACCAAGTTGAAATTGACACTGCTGTAAACAAAGGTTATTTACATGCCAAGAAGCAAGGTAAGATTGCTGGTTCCATGGCCTACAAAAAGGCTTCTCCAGTCTTACAAAAAGTCGGTTCAAGATTCAACAAGAAACCAACTTCCACTTCCACTCCTGTAGCTGCTGCTGCTCCAGTAGCTCATACTACAGGtgcttctgcttctgcttTGTAA